In Streptomyces sclerotialus, one genomic interval encodes:
- a CDS encoding carboxylesterase/lipase family protein: MRAIRMLRALAPLLAGAMLVGAAPLAGAVPASARQPDSVVRTEQGSVRGRTTADGRQFLGIPYAAPPVGPLRWRAPKPVTPWPGVRDATEFGHRCAQSSSWDPGYEDPTYTEDCLNLNVYTPTASAHEGHEGHEGHEGHEAREGRKLPVMVWFHGGGLTGGAGADVVPDTFAAKGGLVAVTINYRLGAMGFLATPGLGREAADRTSGNFGMQDQQAALRWVRANIARFGGDPDQVTIAGESAGGRSVCTHLASPTARGLFHRAIIQSGAYGDCGARDRRAANADGTAFAASLGCDDPATAVACLRGKPAKEIVEAQAGHDWGPVTGGSFLPEQPASAFAHGRYAQVPVLNGANSDEGTLFAFGAYDANGTPLTAAQYPQALRKAFGAETGEKALARYPLDRYSTPTLAYGASVGDQLMACPALRLDARLRTRIPVYAYEFADRTSPPFESLRDLGTDFAFGATHVNEVQYLFKHFGHDAPLNAEQRALSDQMTAYWTSFIRTGIPHAAGQPDLPDQRTRPGTVLSLRTASAGGNAPTSALHSEHLCDLWDAAAATR; this comes from the coding sequence GGGCAGAACCACCGCGGACGGGCGCCAGTTCCTCGGCATCCCGTACGCCGCCCCGCCCGTCGGGCCACTGCGGTGGCGCGCCCCGAAGCCGGTGACGCCCTGGCCGGGTGTCCGCGACGCCACCGAGTTCGGCCACCGCTGTGCCCAGAGCAGCAGCTGGGACCCGGGTTACGAAGACCCGACGTACACCGAGGACTGCCTCAACCTGAACGTCTACACACCGACCGCTTCCGCCCATGAAGGCCACGAAGGCCACGAAGGCCACGAAGGCCACGAAGCCCGCGAAGGGCGGAAGCTGCCGGTCATGGTGTGGTTCCACGGTGGTGGGCTCACCGGCGGCGCGGGCGCCGACGTCGTCCCCGACACCTTCGCCGCCAAGGGCGGGCTCGTCGCGGTCACCATCAACTACCGCCTCGGCGCCATGGGATTCCTCGCCACGCCCGGCCTGGGCCGGGAGGCCGCGGACCGGACCTCCGGCAACTTCGGTATGCAGGACCAGCAGGCAGCCCTGCGCTGGGTGCGGGCCAACATCGCCCGGTTCGGCGGCGATCCGGACCAGGTGACGATCGCGGGCGAGTCGGCCGGCGGCCGCTCCGTCTGTACCCATCTCGCCTCGCCCACCGCCCGCGGACTGTTCCACCGCGCGATCATCCAAAGCGGTGCGTACGGTGACTGCGGTGCCCGTGACCGCCGGGCCGCCAACGCCGACGGCACGGCCTTCGCCGCTTCTCTCGGCTGCGATGACCCGGCGACCGCAGTGGCATGCCTGCGAGGCAAGCCCGCGAAAGAGATCGTCGAGGCTCAGGCAGGCCACGACTGGGGGCCCGTGACGGGCGGTTCCTTCCTGCCCGAACAGCCGGCTTCCGCCTTCGCGCACGGTCGTTACGCCCAGGTCCCGGTACTCAACGGGGCGAACAGTGACGAAGGAACGCTCTTCGCCTTCGGTGCGTACGACGCCAACGGCACACCGCTCACCGCGGCCCAGTACCCGCAGGCCCTGCGCAAGGCGTTCGGGGCCGAGACCGGCGAGAAGGCCCTCGCCCGGTACCCGCTGGACCGGTACTCCACGCCGACGCTCGCGTACGGTGCGTCGGTCGGTGACCAGCTGATGGCCTGCCCGGCCCTGCGTCTCGACGCACGCCTCCGGACACGTATCCCGGTGTACGCCTACGAGTTCGCCGACCGGACGTCGCCGCCCTTCGAGTCGCTGCGTGACCTCGGCACCGACTTCGCCTTCGGCGCGACCCATGTCAACGAGGTGCAGTACCTGTTCAAGCACTTCGGCCACGACGCGCCGCTCAATGCCGAACAGCGAGCTCTGTCCGACCAGATGACTGCCTACTGGACGTCCTTCATCCGCACCGGCATCCCGCACGCCGCCGGTCAGCCGGACCTGCCCGATCAGCGCACCCGCCCCGGGACCGTCCTGTCGCTGCGCACCGCTTCGGCAGGCGGCAACGCGCCGACCTCGGCACTCCACAGCGAGCACCTGTGCGACCTCTGGGACGCGGCGGCCGCTACCAGGTAA
- a CDS encoding amino acid adenylation domain-containing protein → MAAPAPSTLHELYASSAARHPHRTALEVGDETLTYAELDRLADRLAAEIVRSHGGRPATVGLLAARSLTAYAGYLAALRLGAAAVPMNPAHPPARLLTIVKDGALDIVLTDGTSARKGSSQPADLGVPVLTADGDLLTRLRTETNTPPAGSQGRPPRPADIAYILYTSGSTGTPRGVPIRHANIVPFIDWAISDCGFGPQDRTSQNVELTFDVAVYELFVTWGAGGALVVPRPNDVVQPSRFVTAKRITHWFCVPSVGSIAARTGSLEPDSMPTLTKVMFGGERLIATQAEQWAEAAPHAELRNLYGPTEVSVVCVQKNLGRRGALTAAGENGTMPIGEVLPHLEHVVLGDDGRPAPTGELCVRGPQRFSGYLDPAHNAARFLDWAPDRVATVLPDGTAPTDRHWYRTGDLVHEGDGGIVFLGRIDDQVKVRGHRIEVGEIESQLTRHPHVTEAVVVAHETADKSTLVAFYTGTATSPADLTKFLRDRLPVYMLPSRFHHRAAFPLNTNGKIDRRSLL, encoded by the coding sequence GTGGCTGCGCCGGCTCCCTCGACCCTCCATGAGCTCTACGCCTCATCGGCCGCCCGCCATCCGCACCGCACCGCGCTGGAGGTGGGCGACGAGACCCTGACCTACGCGGAACTGGACCGGCTGGCGGACCGGCTGGCCGCGGAGATCGTCCGCAGCCACGGCGGCCGCCCGGCGACGGTGGGCCTGCTGGCCGCCCGCAGCCTCACGGCGTACGCGGGCTACCTCGCCGCCCTCCGCCTGGGGGCCGCCGCCGTCCCCATGAACCCCGCACACCCGCCCGCCCGGCTGCTGACCATCGTCAAGGACGGTGCCCTGGACATCGTCCTCACCGACGGCACCAGCGCACGCAAAGGCTCCTCGCAACCGGCGGACCTCGGCGTCCCCGTACTGACCGCGGACGGCGACCTCCTCACCCGCCTCCGCACGGAGACCAACACGCCCCCCGCCGGCTCGCAGGGCCGGCCGCCCCGCCCCGCCGACATCGCGTACATCCTCTACACCTCCGGCTCGACCGGGACCCCCCGTGGCGTCCCCATCCGGCACGCCAACATCGTGCCGTTCATCGACTGGGCGATATCCGACTGCGGATTCGGCCCGCAGGACCGCACCTCCCAGAACGTCGAGCTCACCTTCGACGTCGCCGTCTACGAACTCTTCGTCACCTGGGGAGCAGGCGGTGCGCTCGTCGTGCCCCGCCCCAACGACGTGGTCCAGCCCTCACGGTTCGTCACCGCGAAGCGCATCACGCACTGGTTCTGCGTACCGTCCGTCGGCAGCATCGCCGCCCGCACCGGATCGCTCGAACCGGATTCGATGCCGACCCTCACCAAGGTCATGTTCGGCGGGGAACGGCTCATCGCCACCCAGGCCGAGCAGTGGGCCGAGGCCGCGCCCCACGCCGAACTGCGCAACCTGTACGGGCCGACCGAGGTGAGCGTGGTCTGCGTCCAGAAGAACCTGGGCCGGCGGGGCGCACTGACGGCCGCGGGCGAGAACGGCACGATGCCCATCGGCGAGGTACTCCCCCACCTCGAACACGTCGTCCTCGGGGACGACGGCCGCCCGGCACCGACCGGAGAGCTGTGCGTCCGCGGCCCCCAGCGGTTCTCCGGATACCTCGACCCCGCCCACAACGCCGCCCGGTTCCTGGACTGGGCCCCCGACCGCGTCGCGACCGTACTGCCGGACGGTACGGCGCCCACCGACCGGCACTGGTACCGGACCGGCGACCTGGTCCACGAGGGGGACGGCGGCATCGTCTTCCTCGGCCGCATCGACGACCAGGTCAAGGTGCGCGGCCACCGCATCGAGGTGGGCGAGATCGAGTCCCAGCTCACCCGCCACCCGCACGTGACCGAGGCGGTCGTCGTGGCCCACGAGACGGCGGACAAATCCACCCTGGTCGCCTTCTACACAGGCACCGCCACCTCCCCCGCCGACCTGACGAAGTTCCTCCGCGACCGGCTCCCCGTCTACATGCTGCCCAGCCGCTTCCACCACCGCGCGGCCTTCCCCCTCAACACGAACGGCAAGATCGACCGCAGATCACTCCTCTGA
- a CDS encoding thioesterase II family protein, producing the protein MCLPYAGAGAGVYRHWQQSSPAGLTIVPIQLPGREEEFTRPFYRSVPEAADGIAERIRQAAGAGPFIVFGHSLGSLLAYEATRRLLETGGPVPHHLVVSGSVSPRRRRAPWPATGSDAMTVARLREFTGQPLEALDHPELRELLLPALRADIALLTGYAPADRPPLPVPLTALRGSEDATVPVADWQDWQACTSAEYRAVELPGGHMYLNESWPLVLRTVSDVL; encoded by the coding sequence ATGTGTCTCCCCTATGCGGGCGCGGGCGCGGGCGTTTACCGGCACTGGCAGCAATCGTCACCGGCCGGACTCACCATCGTCCCCATTCAACTGCCCGGCCGTGAAGAGGAATTCACCCGGCCCTTCTACCGCTCCGTCCCGGAGGCGGCCGACGGAATCGCGGAGCGGATCCGGCAGGCCGCGGGCGCCGGCCCCTTCATCGTCTTCGGGCACAGCCTCGGCTCCCTACTCGCCTACGAAGCGACCCGGCGGCTCCTGGAGACCGGCGGACCCGTACCGCACCACCTCGTCGTGAGCGGCTCGGTCAGCCCGCGCCGGCGCCGCGCCCCGTGGCCGGCGACCGGCTCCGACGCCATGACGGTGGCGCGGCTGCGCGAGTTCACCGGGCAGCCCCTCGAAGCCCTGGACCACCCGGAGCTGCGCGAACTCCTGCTCCCCGCACTACGCGCCGACATCGCGCTGCTCACCGGGTACGCCCCCGCGGACCGGCCGCCCCTGCCGGTACCCCTCACCGCGCTCCGCGGCAGCGAGGACGCGACCGTACCGGTCGCCGACTGGCAGGACTGGCAGGCCTGCACCTCGGCGGAGTACCGGGCGGTGGAACTGCCCGGCGGTCATATGTACCTCAACGAATCCTGGCCGCTCGTCCTGCGGACCGTCTCAGACGTGCTGTGA
- a CDS encoding acyl carrier protein, whose protein sequence is MSEHPRSGGDADPVLETWNEALGAGADPELSFLENGGDSFLAVKLSTALFQATGVEIDFIDILETDGVDGLRRLLDTKAEAS, encoded by the coding sequence GTGTCTGAACATCCCCGGTCCGGCGGCGACGCCGACCCGGTCCTGGAGACCTGGAACGAAGCCCTCGGCGCGGGCGCCGACCCCGAATTGAGTTTCCTGGAGAACGGCGGGGACTCCTTTCTCGCGGTGAAACTCTCCACCGCCCTGTTCCAGGCGACCGGAGTCGAAATCGACTTCATCGACATCCTGGAAACAGACGGAGTCGACGGACTCCGGCGACTGCTCGACACAAAGGCCGAAGCCTCCTGA
- a CDS encoding ATP-grasp domain-containing protein: MIPVLERLGSVVNAAGRPESEVIEELRGLRPAGILTFSEFRIADTARLAAALGLRYHPTADLPAITRKDRQRERFARAGIDGVRFRTVTAPEDVDDAIAHVGLPAIVKPVLGASSRNTVAVSDADECRAMLTAVLEGRDDGPAETAVMLEELLIGRDTAAPWGDYIAVDCVADGDDVRPVFVTSKFALAPPFRERGGYGGHSVVPEVEVQAVRDLACRAVRALNIHGVADVEIKLTAEGPRVIEVNGRLGAWVDDLAVRSGTTDPADIAVKAALGRPYTVTATVPEHPVAFHYLIVPPMGARRVKAVHNVRALRELPHVDRVTVLAEPGESVDWRIGSRSNAAAVIGTVADHAELAATVAAIEDVDWIDYE, encoded by the coding sequence ATGATCCCGGTACTCGAAAGGCTGGGTTCGGTGGTCAACGCCGCCGGCCGCCCGGAGAGCGAGGTCATCGAAGAACTCCGCGGTCTGCGACCGGCCGGAATACTCACCTTCAGCGAATTCCGGATCGCCGACACCGCCCGGCTGGCGGCGGCACTCGGACTCCGTTACCACCCGACCGCCGACCTCCCGGCCATCACCCGGAAGGACCGCCAGCGCGAACGGTTCGCGCGCGCGGGCATCGACGGTGTCCGCTTCCGTACCGTCACGGCTCCGGAGGACGTGGACGACGCGATCGCGCACGTCGGCCTGCCGGCGATCGTCAAACCGGTGCTCGGCGCATCCAGCCGTAACACCGTCGCCGTCTCGGACGCCGACGAATGCCGGGCGATGCTGACCGCCGTACTGGAAGGCCGCGACGACGGGCCCGCCGAGACCGCCGTCATGCTCGAAGAGCTGCTGATCGGCAGGGACACCGCGGCGCCGTGGGGCGACTACATCGCCGTGGACTGCGTCGCCGACGGCGACGACGTCCGGCCGGTCTTCGTGACCAGCAAGTTCGCCCTGGCCCCGCCGTTCCGCGAACGCGGCGGCTACGGCGGCCACTCCGTCGTCCCGGAAGTGGAGGTGCAGGCGGTACGCGACCTCGCCTGCCGTGCCGTACGCGCCCTCAACATCCACGGCGTCGCCGACGTCGAGATCAAGCTGACCGCAGAGGGGCCCCGCGTCATCGAGGTCAACGGACGGCTGGGCGCCTGGGTCGACGACCTCGCGGTGCGGTCGGGCACCACGGACCCGGCGGACATCGCCGTGAAGGCCGCCCTGGGCCGCCCGTACACCGTCACCGCGACGGTCCCCGAGCACCCCGTCGCCTTCCACTACCTGATCGTGCCGCCCATGGGAGCGCGCCGCGTGAAGGCGGTGCACAACGTACGGGCCCTGCGTGAGCTGCCCCACGTGGACCGCGTGACCGTACTCGCCGAACCGGGCGAGTCCGTCGACTGGCGCATCGGCTCGCGCAGCAACGCGGCCGCCGTCATCGGCACCGTCGCCGACCACGCGGAGCTGGCGGCCACCGTGGCCGCGATCGAGGACGTGGACTGGATCGACTATGAGTGA
- a CDS encoding HAD family hydrolase — protein sequence MSELVVFDLDGVLVDTQYAENGGLAYVGELMGLRISADQADALFAGKKMQECIDLMADLASAPPPPDAMTLARARCEELIGDRLDPIDGVADALTSLDAPLCVASNSPRDLIEKRLSGAGVLHHFGDRLFSAYDAGAWKPDPRLFLWAAARCGAGPADCVVIEDSRVGVDAALAAGMRVLQYTADPSGRPHREGVVTFSEMRALPDLVRAARHTPSRTGFAESRGTA from the coding sequence ATGAGTGAACTCGTCGTCTTCGACCTGGACGGGGTCCTCGTCGACACCCAGTACGCGGAGAACGGCGGACTGGCGTACGTCGGCGAGCTGATGGGGCTCCGCATCTCCGCCGACCAGGCCGACGCACTCTTCGCGGGCAAGAAGATGCAGGAGTGCATCGACCTCATGGCGGACCTCGCGTCAGCCCCGCCGCCACCGGACGCCATGACCCTCGCACGGGCCCGCTGCGAGGAGCTGATCGGGGACCGGCTCGACCCCATCGACGGGGTCGCCGACGCGCTCACCTCACTGGACGCCCCCCTGTGCGTGGCCTCCAACAGCCCGCGCGACCTCATCGAGAAGCGGCTCAGCGGCGCCGGGGTGCTGCACCACTTCGGCGACCGGCTCTTCTCCGCCTACGACGCGGGGGCCTGGAAGCCCGACCCGCGGCTGTTCCTGTGGGCCGCGGCCCGGTGCGGCGCGGGGCCGGCGGACTGCGTCGTGATCGAGGACAGCCGGGTGGGCGTCGACGCGGCCCTGGCCGCGGGGATGCGCGTACTCCAGTACACCGCCGACCCCTCGGGACGTCCGCACCGCGAAGGCGTCGTCACCTTCTCCGAGATGCGGGCGCTGCCGGACCTCGTCCGCGCCGCGCGGCACACACCGTCCCGGACCGGATTCGCAGAGAGCAGAGGCACAGCGTGA
- a CDS encoding non-ribosomal peptide synthetase yields MSTGPAPASWPLTPHQTGIHLADSVAERPELHSVVVAHRLTGAWDAERLRDRFGTLVRTHPALSARIVEDPSGLRMARTDAAPDWRDEKVPDDATEADTTRMIREEGRRPLDLTRGPLIRAALLRRADDSADLVLTASHLAVDDRSMDELVAALLSDGGTPQTGDYPAWATAAAATAGDGARRAAHLRAELAALEAAGAPEWGCGDSDAADADGAQTEFTVPAAVWQRLTATARSLGVTRYSALTAAVGLVWAHNGQAPAALVGAFVSRRPVREQHTIGYFSSTVAVPVHHTDDHTVGDHLRAVHRRALGAYRTADLPLFDVLPAGDTGPAAAALNVAVAPYWQPQVLHAAGLTAVPHPSPDLGVAKFPMLLSLDLEATDEARGLIQYQHRWFSPDTAARFARQVVAVLEAFADHPDAPLGSVDTLAPDDRRAALETARGARLAPEAVSVPELFARRAAQTPDRIAVTDEKTALSYAELDARSDTVARRLLASGVASGDRVGVRMARSADLVVALLAVLKTGAAYVPLDPAYPEARLAFMTEDAGISVVLGDTAEPPPGERPYATWVCVHGTAPDEDVALPAVDPGAPAYVIYTSGSTGRPKGVLVAHRNVVALLTATRGPLDLGPADVWTLFHSFAFDFSVWEIWGCLLTGGRLVVVPYEVSRNPEEFHRLLEEEEVTVLSQTPTAFGLLLATDRMTRGGLTVRLLVFGGEPLDSAALLPWFDRYPTARVENMYGITETTVHCTSHTMTREDALAGSRAVGRPLPGWDLYVLDPAGRPVPPGVPGEIHVGGAGVALGYLGRPELTAERFTTGDPATGPGGRLYRSGDRGRYLPDGTLEHLGRLDAQVKIRGFRIELGEIRGVLLEDPAVHSAAVVVGGAGTAEARLDAYAVLAPGGTAEDVLRRAAARLPEHMVPATLTALPALPLTGNGKLDTAALPAPGTAGSTGGSPAGPETDAAPEEPDDGAVLDRITEVWQQVLGVPVGPGDNFFALGGTSLVALRLKTALRDAGLPDLRLREIVRHATPAAMAELVRSRTREGAV; encoded by the coding sequence ATGAGCACGGGCCCCGCACCGGCCTCCTGGCCGCTGACCCCGCACCAGACGGGCATCCACCTCGCCGACTCCGTCGCGGAACGGCCCGAGCTGCACAGTGTGGTCGTCGCCCACCGCCTGACCGGAGCCTGGGACGCCGAGCGCCTCAGAGACCGCTTCGGCACGCTCGTCCGCACCCACCCGGCGCTCTCCGCACGCATCGTCGAGGACCCGTCCGGGCTGCGCATGGCCCGCACGGACGCCGCGCCGGACTGGCGTGACGAGAAGGTACCGGACGACGCCACCGAAGCCGACACCACGCGGATGATCCGCGAGGAGGGCCGGCGCCCCCTGGACCTCACGCGCGGACCGCTCATCAGGGCCGCGCTCCTCCGCCGCGCCGACGACAGCGCCGACCTCGTCCTGACCGCAAGCCACCTCGCGGTCGACGACAGGTCCATGGACGAACTCGTCGCCGCACTGCTCTCCGACGGCGGCACCCCGCAGACCGGCGACTACCCGGCATGGGCGACGGCGGCCGCCGCAACGGCCGGGGACGGCGCCCGGCGCGCCGCGCACCTGCGCGCGGAACTCGCGGCCCTTGAGGCGGCGGGCGCACCCGAGTGGGGCTGCGGGGACAGCGACGCGGCCGACGCCGACGGCGCGCAGACGGAGTTCACCGTCCCCGCCGCCGTGTGGCAGCGGCTCACCGCCACGGCCCGGAGCCTCGGCGTCACCCGCTACTCCGCGCTCACCGCGGCCGTCGGCCTGGTCTGGGCCCACAACGGCCAGGCCCCGGCTGCGCTGGTGGGCGCGTTCGTCAGCCGCCGGCCCGTCCGCGAGCAGCACACCATCGGCTACTTCAGCTCCACCGTCGCCGTCCCCGTCCACCACACGGACGACCACACGGTCGGTGACCACCTGCGCGCGGTCCACCGCCGGGCACTCGGCGCCTACCGCACCGCCGACCTGCCGCTCTTCGACGTCCTCCCGGCCGGGGACACGGGACCGGCGGCAGCCGCGCTCAACGTCGCCGTCGCGCCGTACTGGCAGCCCCAGGTGTTGCACGCCGCCGGCCTCACCGCCGTGCCGCATCCGTCCCCCGACCTCGGCGTGGCCAAGTTCCCGATGCTGCTCTCCCTCGACCTGGAGGCGACGGACGAGGCCCGCGGGCTCATCCAGTACCAGCACCGGTGGTTCTCCCCGGACACCGCCGCCCGCTTCGCCCGCCAGGTCGTCGCCGTGCTCGAAGCCTTCGCCGACCACCCCGACGCGCCCCTGGGGTCGGTGGACACCCTCGCCCCGGACGACCGGCGTGCCGCCCTGGAAACCGCACGCGGCGCCCGCCTCGCGCCCGAAGCCGTATCGGTACCCGAGCTGTTCGCCCGGCGCGCGGCGCAGACACCCGACCGCATCGCCGTCACCGACGAGAAGACGGCGCTCAGCTACGCCGAACTGGACGCGCGCTCCGACACCGTGGCCCGCCGGCTCCTCGCGTCCGGGGTGGCGTCGGGGGACCGGGTCGGGGTGCGCATGGCGCGCTCGGCCGACCTGGTGGTCGCCCTGCTGGCGGTGCTCAAGACCGGCGCCGCGTACGTCCCGCTGGACCCGGCCTACCCCGAGGCCCGGCTCGCCTTCATGACCGAGGACGCCGGGATCTCCGTCGTGCTCGGCGACACGGCGGAACCGCCGCCGGGGGAGCGGCCGTACGCGACATGGGTCTGCGTGCACGGGACCGCGCCGGACGAGGACGTGGCGCTGCCCGCCGTCGACCCCGGAGCGCCGGCCTACGTGATCTACACCTCCGGCTCGACGGGGCGGCCCAAGGGCGTCCTCGTCGCGCACCGCAACGTCGTGGCCCTGCTGACCGCCACCCGCGGACCGCTGGACCTGGGGCCGGCGGACGTGTGGACCCTCTTCCACTCCTTCGCCTTCGACTTCTCGGTCTGGGAGATCTGGGGCTGCCTGCTGACCGGCGGGCGGCTGGTGGTCGTGCCCTACGAGGTCTCCCGCAACCCGGAGGAGTTCCACCGGCTGCTGGAAGAGGAGGAGGTCACCGTACTCAGCCAGACCCCGACCGCGTTCGGGCTGCTGCTGGCCACCGACCGCATGACACGCGGCGGACTCACCGTACGGCTCCTCGTCTTCGGCGGTGAGCCGCTGGACAGCGCGGCACTGCTGCCGTGGTTCGACCGCTACCCCACCGCCCGGGTGGAGAACATGTACGGCATCACGGAGACGACCGTGCACTGCACCAGCCACACCATGACCCGCGAGGACGCCCTCGCCGGCAGCCGCGCGGTCGGCCGGCCGCTGCCCGGCTGGGACCTGTACGTCCTGGACCCCGCCGGACGCCCGGTGCCGCCCGGCGTGCCGGGGGAGATCCACGTGGGCGGGGCGGGCGTCGCGCTCGGCTACCTCGGCCGGCCCGAGCTGACGGCCGAACGGTTCACCACCGGCGACCCCGCCACCGGCCCCGGCGGACGCCTGTACCGCAGCGGCGACCGGGGCCGCTACCTCCCCGACGGGACCCTGGAACACCTGGGCCGGCTCGACGCCCAGGTCAAGATCCGTGGCTTCCGCATCGAACTCGGCGAGATCCGCGGCGTCCTCCTCGAAGACCCCGCCGTGCACTCCGCCGCGGTCGTCGTCGGCGGCGCGGGCACGGCCGAGGCCCGGCTCGACGCCTACGCCGTCCTCGCCCCCGGCGGCACCGCCGAGGACGTCCTGCGCCGCGCGGCGGCCCGGCTGCCCGAGCACATGGTCCCCGCGACGCTGACCGCGTTGCCGGCCCTCCCGCTCACCGGCAACGGCAAGCTCGACACGGCGGCGCTGCCCGCACCGGGGACCGCCGGGAGTACCGGCGGCAGCCCCGCCGGACCGGAAACGGACGCGGCTCCCGAGGAGCCGGACGACGGTGCCGTACTCGACCGGATCACCGAGGTCTGGCAGCAGGTGCTCGGCGTACCGGTCGGCCCCGGCGACAACTTCTTCGCCCTGGGCGGCACCTCGCTGGTCGCCCTGCGCCTCAAGACGGCGCTGCGCGACGCCGGCCTCCCCGACCTCCGGCTCCGCGAGATCGTCCGCCACGCGACCCCGGCGGCGATGGCGGAACTGGTCCGCTCCCGCACGCGGGAGGGCGCCGTATGA